One Candidatus Dormiibacterota bacterium genomic window, CGCGCCGCCAGCGCCTCGCCCTCGAGCACCTCGGCCGCGGCGCCGGCGCCGGCGAGGGCCTCGAGCACCGCCGCGAGGGCGCGCTCGAGCTCGGCCCCGTCCCCTTCCACCGAGGGCACGAGCAGCAGCGAGCGGCGGAAGGCGGGGTGCCGCCGCAGGCTCTCCCGCCGGTGCTCCCGCTCGGCGGCGAGCAGGCGGGCGGCGTGCCCGGTCAGGGCTGCCGCCGCGGGCTCCGGGCCCTCCGGCTCGGTCCAGCGGCGCACCTGGACGAGGATCTGCAGGTGCGCGTCCAGGGTGCGGCAGAGGCGGGTGAAGGCGCCGGCGACGGCGGCGCGACGGCCCTCGTCGAGCGCGGTGACGTCGAAGTCGGAGGACCGCACCACCGCGCACTGGGTGCCGTCCTCACCGAGCACCCGGTATCCCCGGATGCGCACCGTCCCGCCGGCGCCGTCCCGCCAGCCGGCGCGCAGCGGCGTGATCACCCGCCGCCGCCGACGCGCAGCGCGAGGTAGAGCGCACCCGACCCCGCCGCGGCCGCGTACCGCCCCGTCTCCGAGGCGGGAACGGCGAGCACCACCGACCCCAGCCGGGCCACCCCGGCGCCGAGGCCGCGGGGCTCGTCGGGGTCGCCCGGCGACATCACCTGGCCCTGGTCGGTGCGCAGCTGGAGGACGAGCACGTCGCTGCCCAGCAGCGTCGCCGGTGCCGCGGGGTCGCCGGTGCCGGCGCCGGGGTGGGCCCCCGAGGGGGTGACGAAGACGTCGACCCGGTCGCCGGGGCTGAGCAGGCCTCCGACGGCGCCGGCGGGCTGCACCGGCAGCGCCACCGCCCGGTCGCCCTCGGGCACGGGGAGGCCGCCCGCCGCGCCGGCGCCGGAGCGCTCGGCGCGCAGCATCCGGGCCAGCACCGGCTCACCGGAGGCCAGCGGCCAGGCCACGTAGGCGCCGACCGCGGCCGCGCCGGCGGTCAGCGCGCCGGCGGGGACGCCGTCGCCGTGCATCCGGCGCTCCTCGACGTCGCCGGGACCCACCCGGGTGCCCGCTCGCAGGTCGTGGGTGGCCACCACCACCGCGACGGTCTGCTCGGCGCGGAGCGCGAGGGCGGCGGCGGCGAGGGCGAGCACGGCGAAGGCGGCCAGGTACAGGGTGCGTCTCATCTACATCTCCCAGCAATGCGGAGGGCCGGGGCGCCGGATCACCGGCCGGCCTCGCCGGCGCGGCGCAGATCGGCGCCGGAGACCACGGTCACGGTCACTGTCGCGGGCACCGCGGCGATGCGGAGCAGCCCGGTGCTCAGCGGCACCCGGACCCGCGCCTCGATCGAGGGCCGGAGCACCACCGCGCCGGGGGTGAACGGGTCGGCGGCCGGCACCTCCTCGATCACCGCCACCTCGGCGGCGGCGGCGACGTCGTCGGCGCCGACCCCGCCCAGCTCTCCCGCGAGCGGGCGCAGGGCGACGGCGAGCGCCTCCCGGAGCAGCGCCGAGGCGCGGCCGTGGTCGACCGCCGCGGCGGCGCCGGCGGAAGCCGCGCCCGACGCCGCGGTGATCGCCGCCTCGTCGACGGCGCTGCGCACCCGCTGGCGCTCCAGCTGCAGCGCGCCCGCCTGTACCGCGAGCAGCAGGGCGAGCAGCAGCACCGGGCCGAGCAGGACCGCGGCGAGCACCGCGGAGCCGTGCTGCCGCCTCACCGATTCACCTCGCCCCGGCCGACGGCGGTGGTGCCGACCTCGACGTCGCGCTCCAGCAGGAAGGGGACGCCGACGTGCTGCGGGCAGCGCACGGTGACCGCGACCGGCTCGTCGAGGCCGACCGTCGCGGCGGTCGCCGACACCGCGCACGAGCCGGGATCGATGCCGCCGCTGCGCAGCTCGCGCCGCACCCGGTCGAGCTGGGCCGGGCCGAAGCCGCCGGCGCTCGCCGCCGACCGCGCCCCGGCGGCGGCGGCGGCACGTGCGCCCAGGTCGGTGTGCACCATCGCCGCCAGCGAGAGGATCGACACCAGCACCGGGAGCAGCACCAGGGCGACCACGAGGATCGCCTGGAGGGTCTCCTGGCCGCGCTCCCGCGGCCTCCTCGTCAGTGCGCCAGCTGCGACACCAGGTCGCCGATCCGGTGCGCCAGGGCGGTGTTCCAGGCGAGCACGGCGGTGGCCAGCGTGCCCAGGATGATGGCCGCCCCGACCACCCACTCCAGCGTCGACTGTCCCGCCTGCGGCGATGGCATGGGTCGCATCCCAGGGTCCTCCAGGTGTCGTTGTTGTCGTCATCACTGTCTCGAACCGGCCTATCCGAAGGCGCGCAGGAAGATCCCGTAGAACAACGGGACCATGATCAGCAACATGAACTCCGGCAGGTAGACGAGCACCAGCACACCCACCAGGCGGGTGCCCACCCTCGACGCCTCGGCGGCGGCGCGGTTGCGCTGCTGCATCCGCACCACCGTCTGCTGGTCGCGGAGGATCCGCTCCAGCCCCGCCCCCTGCCGCTTGCCCTGGGCGACGGCGGCGGCGAAGAGCTCGACCTCCACCAGCCCGGTGCGCCGCGCCATCGCCTCCAGGGCGGCGTCGATCGGCATCCCCAGCCCGTACTCGCCGAGGGCGGTGCGCAGCTCGGCGGCGAGGAGGGTGGGCGCCGGTCCGGTCGCCTGCTGCGCGCTGATCAGGTGCAGCGCCTGCTCGAGGGGGATGCCGGCGCCGACGAAGGCGGTGAGCAGCCCGACGAGGTCGGGCAGCTCGCGCAGCAGCCGGCGGCCGCGGGCGGCGCGGCGGCGGGAGATCACCACGCTCGGGGCGACGAAGCCGGCGAAGATGAGCGCGGGCACGAGCAGCGACGCGGGCGGGAGCAGCAGGGCGAGCAGCACCCCGGCGGCCGCTCCGGCGGCCGCGCCGAGGAGCTTGAGCGCGACCACCTCGGCCGGCCCCAGCCGTACCGGGTCGATGCCGGCCCGGCGCAGGTCGTCGGCGCCGATCCCCGCCCACCGGGGCCGCACCCGGGCGGCGAGCGGCGCCGCCAGCGGGGCGAGCAGTCGCTGCCAGAGCGGCCGGCGCGACTGCTCGCGCAGCGCCACCTCGCGGGGGGAGAGGGTGCTGGCGCGGGCCAGCTCGACCGGCAGCGTGGCGGCCCGGTGGGGGCACAGGGCGGCGCCGAGGCAGCACACCGCGGCGGTGGCGAGGACCGCGGTGATCACGGCTCCACCCTCGACACCCGGAAGCTCAGCACCACCCCGAGCACCTCGAGGCAGACCGCGGCGGGGAGCAGCAGCAGCCGGCCGGTGAGGGTGTCGTCGAGCACCGCGAAGAAGTCGCGGTCGACCAGCCGGAGGTAGAGGAAGAGCCCGGGGACGATCGCGGCGAGCAGCCAGATCTGCAGCCGCTGCCCCGAGGTGCGGGCGTGCACCTCCTCCTGGACCTGGACGTTGAACTGCACCGTGGAGGAGACCTCGGTGAGCAGCCCCTGCGCCCGCGCCGCGGGGATGTGGTGGGCGATGCAGAGGGCGAGGTTGTCCCAGACCAGGGCGAGGTTGCGCCCCGCGGTGGCGGCGCGCACCTCGGCGATCGACCGCTCCAGCGGGACGTCGAGGTGGAACTGGGCGATGAGATGGCCGAGGTCGTCGCGGAGCCAGCGGTCGGTGACGCGCGTCCGCGCCTCGGTGAGCGCCTCCAGGTAGGTCCCCCCCGCGGCGAGCGCCGCGACCAGCACCTGGAGGAGCCGGGGCGCCTCCGCCTCGGTGCGGCGGCGCTGGGCACGCACCAGGGCGTCGAGGTAGAGGCGGGGCAGCGCCAGCCCGGCCACACTCGCACCCACCGCCACCACCGGGGAGCCCAGCAGCAGCCCGCCCAGGAGCAGCAGTGGCGGCGAGGCGAGGCAGGCGAGCGTGAAGGTGCGGGCGTCGACGGGGAGCCGGGCGGCGCGCAGCCGGCGGCGGTGCCGCTCCACGATCACCTCCAGCCACGACCGCCGCACCCCCGGTGCGGCGGCGGCCACGCCCACCGGGGCGCTCGCCAGCCCGAGCAGCAGCACCGCGGCCGCGGCGCAGAGGGCGATCACGAGATCCACCTGATCCCCTCCAGCTCGAGCTTGCGGGTCAGCCGGGGACCTGGGGCGTACCCGGCGACGGCGCGGAACACCGGCTCCCGGTCACCGCCGCGGTCCTCGGTGTCGGCGCAGAACACCGGCCGGAGGTCGTAGCCGCCATCGCCGTCGAGCCCGGCGAGCTCGCAGATCTCGAGGACGCAGCGCCGGCCGCCACGGAGCCGGGCGACCACCACCACCACGTCGAAGACCCGGGCGATGTAGCCGCGGATCTCGGCGGGGGAGAGCTGTCCGAAGCTCCGGCCCACCAGCAGCTCCAGCCGTCCCAGGGCGTCGGCGGCGGTGCCCGCGTGGATGGTGGTGGCGCTGCCCTCGTGGCCGGTGCTCAGCGCCTCGAGGGTGTGGTAGGCCTCGCGGCTGTTGCGGATCTCGCCGATGATCAGCCGGTCGGGACGCATGCGCAGCGCGTTCTGGACGAGATCGGCCACATCGAGCCGGCGGGCGCTGCTGTCCCTCCCCTCGAGCCGGTGCTCGTGGACGCACTCGAGCCGCACCCAGTGAGGGTTGGTGAGCTCGAGCTCGGCGGTGTCCTCGATGGTGATCACCCGCTCGTCGTCGGGGAAGCAGTCGACGATCGAGCGCAGCAGGGTGCTCTTGCCGGAGCCGGTGGCGCCGGCGACGAGCACGGTGGAGCGGGCCAGCGCGGCGATGCTCAGGTAGCGGGCCATGGTCTCGTCCATGCCCCGGAGGCTCACCCAGTCGAGGCCGCCACCGCTGTGCTCGGGAAGCAGGGTGAGCCGCAGGCGGTTGAACTTGCGGATGCACAGGGTCGGGCCGCCCACCGGCGCGCACACCGCGTTGGCCCGGCTGCCATCGACCATGCGCGCGTCGACCAGCGGCTTGTCGACGCTGATCTCGCGCCCCACCAGGGCGACGATCTTCGCGATCATCTGCTCGAGGTGGGCCTGGTCGCGGAAGCGGGCGCCGGTGCGCTGCAGCCGGCCCGACCGCTCGATGAACACCTCGTCCCAGCGGTTGACCAGGATGTCGGTGGTGAGCTGGTCGTCCATCAGCGGCTGCAGCGGCCCCAGCCCGGCGAGCTCGTCGAAGAGGTGGTCGACGTCGCCGTCCTCGACCGCGGCCTCCGGCCGGCTCTCCATCAGCACCCGGACGAGCGCCTCGCGGATCAGCCGCTCACGCCCGGCGACGTCGCTGAAAGGGTCGGCGAGGCCGGGCTCGAGCTGCAGGGTCAGCCGGCTGCGGACGGTCTGCAGCAGCTCGGCGTCGA contains:
- the cpaB gene encoding Flp pilus assembly protein CpaB, which encodes MRRTLYLAAFAVLALAAAALALRAEQTVAVVVATHDLRAGTRVGPGDVEERRMHGDGVPAGALTAGAAAVGAYVAWPLASGEPVLARMLRAERSGAGAAGGLPVPEGDRAVALPVQPAGAVGGLLSPGDRVDVFVTPSGAHPGAGTGDPAAPATLLGSDVLVLQLRTDQGQVMSPGDPDEPRGLGAGVARLGSVVLAVPASETGRYAAAAGSGALYLALRVGGGG
- a CDS encoding ATPase, T2SS/T4P/T4SS family produces the protein MPGRLPPDRRRAQPAASRSSILDAELLQTVRSRLTLQLEPGLADPFSDVAGRERLIREALVRVLMESRPEAAVEDGDVDHLFDELAGLGPLQPLMDDQLTTDILVNRWDEVFIERSGRLQRTGARFRDQAHLEQMIAKIVALVGREISVDKPLVDARMVDGSRANAVCAPVGGPTLCIRKFNRLRLTLLPEHSGGGLDWVSLRGMDETMARYLSIAALARSTVLVAGATGSGKSTLLRSIVDCFPDDERVITIEDTAELELTNPHWVRLECVHEHRLEGRDSSARRLDVADLVQNALRMRPDRLIIGEIRNSREAYHTLEALSTGHEGSATTIHAGTAADALGRLELLVGRSFGQLSPAEIRGYIARVFDVVVVVARLRGGRRCVLEICELAGLDGDGGYDLRPVFCADTEDRGGDREPVFRAVAGYAPGPRLTRKLELEGIRWIS
- a CDS encoding type II secretion system F family protein, producing MITAVLATAAVCCLGAALCPHRAATLPVELARASTLSPREVALREQSRRPLWQRLLAPLAAPLAARVRPRWAGIGADDLRRAGIDPVRLGPAEVVALKLLGAAAGAAAGVLLALLLPPASLLVPALIFAGFVAPSVVISRRRAARGRRLLRELPDLVGLLTAFVGAGIPLEQALHLISAQQATGPAPTLLAAELRTALGEYGLGMPIDAALEAMARRTGLVEVELFAAAVAQGKRQGAGLERILRDQQTVVRMQQRNRAAAEASRVGTRLVGVLVLVYLPEFMLLIMVPLFYGIFLRAFG
- a CDS encoding pilus assembly protein TadG-related protein; the encoded protein is MRRQHGSAVLAAVLLGPVLLLALLLAVQAGALQLERQRVRSAVDEAAITAASGAASAGAAAAVDHGRASALLREALAVALRPLAGELGGVGADDVAAAAEVAVIEEVPAADPFTPGAVVLRPSIEARVRVPLSTGLLRIAAVPATVTVTVVSGADLRRAGEAGR